From a region of the Eulemur rufifrons isolate Redbay chromosome 7, OSU_ERuf_1, whole genome shotgun sequence genome:
- the KRTAP10-12 gene encoding keratin-associated protein 10-12 isoform X2 has translation MAASAVSVCSSDLSYGSRVCLPGSCDSCPDSWQGDDCPESCCEPPCCAPSCCAPAPCLTLVCSPVSCVSSPCRPVCTSTCTPSPCQQSSCQPACCTPSPCQQSCCVPVCCKPVCCVSVCCVPVCSEASSSCCQQSSCQLACCTSSPCQQSCCMPVCCKPVCCKPVCCEPVCCKPVCCKPVCCEPVCCKPVCCKPVCCEPVSCEPVCSGASSSCCQQSSCQPSCCRPSSCQPSCCRPSSCVSLLCRPVCSRPACCGLSSGQKSSC, from the coding sequence ATGGCCGCGTCCGCCGTGTCCGTCTGCTCCAGCGACCTGAGCTACGGCAGCCGGGTCTGCCTGCCCGGTTCCTGCGACTCCTGCCCCGACTCCTGGCAGGGGGACGACTGCCCAGAGAGCTGCTGCGAGCCCCCCTGCTGCGCCCCCAGCTGCTGCGCCCCGGCCCCCTGCCTGACCCTGGTGTGCAGCCCAGTGAGCTGCGTGTCCAGCCCCTGCCGACCAGTCTGCACCAGCACCTGCACGCCCTCCCCCTGCCAGCAGTCTAGCTGCCAGCCGGCttgctgcaccccctccccctgccagcagTCCTGCTGTGTGCCCGTGTGCTGCAAGCCCGTGTGCTGTGTGTCCGTGTGCTGTGTGCCCGTGTGCTCTgaggcctcctcctcctgctgccagCAGTCTAGCTGCCAGCTGGCTTGCTgcacctcctccccctgccagcAGTCCTGCTGCATGCCCGTGTGCTGCAAGCCTGTGTGCTGCAAGCCTGTGTGCTGTGAGCCTGTGTGCTGCAAGCCCGTGTGCTGCAAGCCTGTGTGCTGTGAGCCTGTGTGCTGCAAGCCCGTGTGCTGCAAGCCTGTGTGCTGTGAGCCTGTCTCCTGTGAGCCTGTCTGCTCTGGGgcctcctcttcctgctgccAGCAGTCTAGCTGCCAGCCATCCTGCTGCAGACCGTCCTCCTGCCAGCCCAGTTGCTGCAGACCGTCCTCCTGCGTGTCCCTCCTCTGCCGTCCCGTGTGCAG
- the LOC138386047 gene encoding keratin-associated protein 12-1-like isoform X3 — MCHPSCSSGCQLAGCVPSPCQASCCVPLPCQSSACLPVSCRPAVFVPVRCQSSVCVPVSCRPTVCVTPSCQSSGCCQPPCPALLCRPVRCSTPSCC, encoded by the exons ATGTGCCACCCCAGCTGCTCCTCAGGCTGCCAGCTAGCCGGCTGtgtgcccagcccctgccaggcatcctgctgtgtgcccctgccctgccagTCCTCTGCGTGCCTGCCTGTGAGCTGCAGGCCTGCCGTGTTCGTGCCCGTGAGATGCCAGTCCTCCGTGTGTGTGCCCGTGAGCTGCAG GCCCACTGTGTGCGTCACCCCCTCCTGCCAGTCCTCTGGGTGCTGCcagcccccctgccccgccctgctCTGCAGACCCGTTCGCTGCAGCACCCCTTCCTGCTGCTGA
- the LOC138386047 gene encoding keratin-associated protein 12-3-like isoform X2, protein MCHPSCSSGCQLAGCVPSPCQASCCVPLPCQSSACLPVSCRPTVCVAPSCQPTSSLCVPVSCRPTVCVTPSCQSSGCCQPPCPALLCRPVRCSTPSCC, encoded by the exons ATGTGCCACCCCAGCTGCTCCTCAGGCTGCCAGCTAGCCGGCTGtgtgcccagcccctgccaggcatcctgctgtgtgcccctgccctgccagTCCTCTGCGTGCCTGCCTGTGAGCTGCAG GCCCACTGTGTGCGTGGCCCCCTCCTGCCAGCCCACT TCGTCCCTGTGTGTGCCCGTGAGCTGCAGGCCCACTGTGTGCGTCACCCCCTCCTGCCAGTCCTCTGGGTGCTGCcagcccccctgccccgccctgctCTGCAGACCCGTTCGCTGCAGCACCCCTTCCTGCTGCTGA
- the LOC138386047 gene encoding keratin-associated protein 12-2-like isoform X1 — MCHPSCSSGCQLAGCVPSPCQASCCVPLPCQSSACLPVSCRPAVFVPVRCQSSVCVPVSCRPTVCISPSCQSSVCVPVSCRPTSSACLPVSCQSSLCVPVSCRPTVCVTPSCQSSACLPVSCQSSLCVPVSCRPTVCVTPSCQSSGCCQPPCPALLCRPVRCSTPSCC; from the exons ATGTGCCACCCCAGCTGCTCCTCAGGCTGCCAGCTAGCCGGCTGtgtgcccagcccctgccaggcatcctgctgtgtgcccctgccctgccagTCCTCTGCGTGCCTGCCTGTGAGCTGCAGGCCTGCCGTGTTCGTGCCCGTGAGATGCCAGTCCTCCGTGTGTGTGCCCGTGAGCTGCAGGCCCACTGTGTGCATCAGCCCCTCCTGCCAGTCCTCTGTCTGTGTGCCCGTGAGCTGCAGGCCCACT TCCTCTGCGTGCCTGCCCGTGAGCTGCCAGTCGTCCCTGTGTGTGCCCGTGAGCTGCAGGCCCACTGTGTGCGTCACCCCCTCCTGTCAGTCCTCTGCATGCCTGCCCGTGAGCTGCCAGTCGTCCCTGTGTGTGCCCGTGAGCTGCAGGCCCACTGTGTGCGTCACCCCCTCCTGCCAGTCCTCTGGGTGCTGCcagcccccctgccccgccctgctCTGCAGACCCGTTCGCTGCAGCACCCCTTCCTGCTGCTGA
- the LOC138386048 gene encoding keratin-associated protein 12-2-like, whose protein sequence is MCHPSCSSGCQPAGCVPSPCQASCCVPLPCQSSACLPVSCRPAVFVPVRCQSSVCVPVSCRPTVCMPTVCVSPSCQSSVCVPVSCRPTVCVAPSCQSSVCVPVSCRPTVCVAPSYQPTVCVSPSCQSSACLPVSCQSSLCVPVSCRPTVCVTPSCQSSGCCQPPCPALLCRPVRCSTPSCC, encoded by the exons ATGTGCCACCCCAGCTGCTCCTCAGGCTGCCAGCCGGCCGGCTGtgtgcccagcccctgccaggcaTCCTGCTGTGTGCCCCTGCCCTGTCAGTCCTCTGCGTGCCTGCCTGTGAGCTGCAGGCCTGCCGTGTTCGTGCCCGTGAGATGCCAGTCCTCCGTGTGTGTGCCCGTGAGCTGCAGGCCCACTGTGTGCATG CCCACTGTGTGCGTCAGCCCCTCCTGCCAGTCCTCAGTGTGTGTGCCCGTGAGCTGCAGGCCCACTGTGTGCGTGGCCCCCTCCTGCCAGTCCTCCGTCTGTGTGCCCGTGAGCTGCAGACCCACTGTGTGTGTGGCCCCCTCCTACCAGCCCACTGTGTGCGTCAGCCCCTCCTGCCAGTCCTCTGCGTGTCTGCCCGTGAGCTGCCAGTCGTCCCTGTGTGTGCCCGTGAGCTGCAGGCCCACTGTGTGCGTCACCCCCTCCTGCCAGTCCTCTGGGTGCTGCCAgcccccctgccctgctctgctctgCAGACCCGTTCGCTGCAGCACCCCTTCCTGCTGCTGA
- the LOC138386049 gene encoding keratin-associated protein 10-1-like isoform X2 → MAASAVSVCSSDLSYGSRVCLPGSCAACPDSWQGDDCPESCCEPPCCAPSCCAPAPCLTLVCSPVSYVSSPCRPVCTSTCTPSPCQQSSCQPACCTSSSCQQSCCVPVCCKPVCCKPVCCVPVCSEASSSCCQQSSCQPACCTPNPCQQSCCVPVCCEPVCCEPVCSEASSSCCQQSSCQPACCTPSPCQQSCCVPVCCKPVCCEPVCCEPVCCEPVCCEPVCSGASSSCCQQSSCQPTCCTPSPCQPSCCRPSSCVSLLCRPVCRPACCAPASSCQPSCCRPASCVSLLCRPACPRPACCGLSLGQGSSC, encoded by the exons ATGGCCGCGTCCGCCGTGTCCGTCTGCTCCAGCGACCTGAGCTACGGCAGCCGGGTCTGCCTGCCCGGTTCCTGCGCCGCCTGCCCCGACTCCTGGCAGGGGGACGACTGCCCAGAGAGCTGCTGCGAGCCCCCCTGCTGCGCCCCCAGCTGCTGCGCCCCGGCCCCCTGCCTGACCCTGGTGTGCAGCCCAGTGAGCTATGTGTCCAGCCCCTGCCGACCAGTCTGCACCAGCACCTGCACGCCCTCCCCCTGCCAGCAGTCTAGCTGCCAGCCGGCTTGCtgcacctcctcctcctgccagcaGTCCTGCTGCGTACCCGTGTGCTGCAAGCCCGTGTGCTGCAAGCCCGTGTGCTGTGTGCCCGTGTGCTCTGAGgcctcctcttcctgctgccAGCAGTCTAGCTGCCAGCCGGCTTGCTGCACCCCCAACCCATGCCAGCAGTCCTGCTGCGTGCCCGTGTGCTGTGAGCCTGTGTGCTGTGAGCCTGTGTGCTCTGAGGCCTCCTCTTCATGCTGCCAGCAGTCTAGCTGCCAGCCGGCttgctgcaccccctccccctgccagcagtcctgctgtgtgcctgtgtgctgCAAGCCTGTGTGCTGTGAGCCTGTGTGCTGTGAGCCTGTGTGCTGTGAGCCTGTGTGCTGTGAGCCTGTGTGCTCTGGGGCCTCCTCTTCGTGCTGCCAGCAGTCTAGCTGCCAGCCGACttgctgcaccccctccccctgccagccATCCTGCTGCAGACCGTCCTCCTGCGTGTCCCTCCTCTGCCGTCCCGTGTGCAGACCTGCCTGCTGTGCCCCCGCCTCCTCCTGCCAGCCCAGCTGCTGCCGCCCGGCCTCCTG TGTGTCCCTCCTCTGCCGCCCTGCCTGCCCCCGCCCGGCCTGCTGTGGCCTCTCCTTGGGCCAGGGGTCCAGCTGCTGA
- the LOC138386049 gene encoding keratin-associated protein 10-1-like isoform X1: MAASAVSVCSSDLSYGSRVCLPGSCAACPDSWQGDDCPESCCEPPCCAPSCCAPAPCLTLVCSPVSYVSSPCRPVCTSTCTPSPCQQSSCQPACCTSSSCQQSCCVPVCCKPVCCKPVCCVPVCSEASSSCCQQSSCQPACCTPNPCQQSCCVPVCCEPVCCEPVCSEASSSCCQQSSCQPACCTPSPCQQSCCVPVCCKPVCCEPVCCEPVCCEPVCCEPVCSGASSSCCQQSSCQPTCCTPSPCQPSCCRPSSCVSLLCRPVCRPACCAPASSCQPSCCRPASCCRPACPRPASSVSLLCRPACPRPACCGLSLGQGSSC, translated from the exons ATGGCCGCGTCCGCCGTGTCCGTCTGCTCCAGCGACCTGAGCTACGGCAGCCGGGTCTGCCTGCCCGGTTCCTGCGCCGCCTGCCCCGACTCCTGGCAGGGGGACGACTGCCCAGAGAGCTGCTGCGAGCCCCCCTGCTGCGCCCCCAGCTGCTGCGCCCCGGCCCCCTGCCTGACCCTGGTGTGCAGCCCAGTGAGCTATGTGTCCAGCCCCTGCCGACCAGTCTGCACCAGCACCTGCACGCCCTCCCCCTGCCAGCAGTCTAGCTGCCAGCCGGCTTGCtgcacctcctcctcctgccagcaGTCCTGCTGCGTACCCGTGTGCTGCAAGCCCGTGTGCTGCAAGCCCGTGTGCTGTGTGCCCGTGTGCTCTGAGgcctcctcttcctgctgccAGCAGTCTAGCTGCCAGCCGGCTTGCTGCACCCCCAACCCATGCCAGCAGTCCTGCTGCGTGCCCGTGTGCTGTGAGCCTGTGTGCTGTGAGCCTGTGTGCTCTGAGGCCTCCTCTTCATGCTGCCAGCAGTCTAGCTGCCAGCCGGCttgctgcaccccctccccctgccagcagtcctgctgtgtgcctgtgtgctgCAAGCCTGTGTGCTGTGAGCCTGTGTGCTGTGAGCCTGTGTGCTGTGAGCCTGTGTGCTGTGAGCCTGTGTGCTCTGGGGCCTCCTCTTCGTGCTGCCAGCAGTCTAGCTGCCAGCCGACttgctgcaccccctccccctgccagccATCCTGCTGCAGACCGTCCTCCTGCGTGTCCCTCCTCTGCCGTCCCGTGTGCAGACCTGCCTGCTGTGCCCCCGCCTCCTCCTGCCAGCCCAGCTGCTGCCGCCCGGCCTCCTG CTGCCGCCCTGCCTGTCCCCGCCCGGCCTCCTCTGTGTCCCTCCTCTGCCGCCCTGCCTGCCCCCGCCCGGCCTGCTGTGGCCTCTCCTTGGGCCAGGGGTCCAGCTGCTGA